In Marinobacter sp. F4206, the genomic stretch CACCGGACTTACCGCCCGCCAGCTGGATTCTGGGCTCCAGGTAGGCCACCACCTCTTCCCTGGTCAAAGGGCGGAGGTGGATCTGGTGCACATTGGCTGAGACCGGATCCAGCGCCAGGCGACCAACCAGGTCATCACTCCCTGAAAACACCGGCACCGCAGCCGAGGCTCGTTCCGACGCCAGAAAACCTGCAAGGATGAGTTTCAGCAATTCCGTCGGCGCACGATCTGCATCGTCTATCAGCAAGACAATCCGCTGCCCTTTTCGAGCCCGCGACTCGGACCAGTGAAAAAAGCTGTAAACTGCCTCACGGGGGCTTTGCTCAGCGCGAGACGATGACGGCGCCAAGGACTTGAGGGCGATTGCAAGCGACCTGGAACTGGCGAGCGCAGAAGCTGGGATTCGATGAAAATCGAGACGAGCCGACTCACTTCGGACAAGCTCTGCCAACAGCCGGGTCTTGCCGGATCCCGGCGCCCCGGTCAGAAGCAGTGCCATATCGCCAAAACCGCAGAGGTGGCGCAGTGTTTCCAGGGCGTGGTGGCGCATCGCGTCCGGAAAAAAGGGCGTTTCCATTTCCAAAGGATTGGCCCGCAACCCATACCGCTGCTGCAGGCGAGGAAAAAGCCCGCCACCATCCAGACTGTTCAAGCTCTCTTCAGTCACCACGGCTTCCCTGTTGTTAGACCTGACCCTCTCCGAGCCACCAGTAACGGGCTTTAACCAGAACGGCAGAACCCGGCAAGAGTTGCAGCAAGGTTGTCGGCCGTCGCATCGCTCGTT encodes the following:
- a CDS encoding ATP-binding protein, with product MTEESLNSLDGGGLFPRLQQRYGLRANPLEMETPFFPDAMRHHALETLRHLCGFGDMALLLTGAPGSGKTRLLAELVRSESARLDFHRIPASALASSRSLAIALKSLAPSSSRAEQSPREAVYSFFHWSESRARKGQRIVLLIDDADRAPTELLKLILAGFLASERASAAVPVFSGSDDLVGRLALDPVSANVHQIHLRPLTREEVVAYLEPRIQLAGGKSGELLNHANVSMIHALSQGSFGRLKRITPGVWLDMVSAVPGVGRRSASSLRKLGWPMLALALLAGSWWFVSMQYDESVSADASKSSKKEPVRKSITVGPESPAESEPVEERAAVEEVGLAAAADDTLPEPEPEPEPEPEPEPEPEPEPEPEPEP